In Nocardioides faecalis, the following proteins share a genomic window:
- a CDS encoding SDR family oxidoreductase: MKNVVITGSTKGIGRAMASAFHARGHNVVLTGRDEPALKAAVAELESRGGARALGRTVDVTDPASLDALWEHAASELGRVDIWVNNAGVAHTTHAIVDTPAEAVRAMVQTNMYGTIFGSQTAVRGMTTQGGGQLFNVLGGGSDGRIRPNMGVYGATKRGLDMFTKALVKEVEGSGVRVGQIRPGILITDGWLREAAAAPDQVAKQRKVLNILVDHVEDVAPELVDKMLASTKNGDAIAWLTTGRMTKRFMNPGYAKKNDKLARYGL, translated from the coding sequence ATGAAGAACGTCGTCATCACCGGCAGCACCAAGGGGATCGGACGTGCGATGGCGAGCGCCTTCCACGCCCGTGGCCACAACGTCGTCCTCACCGGGCGCGACGAGCCGGCGCTCAAGGCGGCCGTCGCCGAGCTGGAGTCCCGCGGCGGCGCCCGCGCGCTCGGCCGCACGGTCGACGTCACCGACCCCGCCTCCCTCGACGCGCTGTGGGAGCACGCCGCGAGCGAGCTCGGCCGCGTCGACATCTGGGTCAACAACGCCGGCGTCGCGCACACCACGCACGCCATCGTCGACACCCCCGCCGAGGCCGTGCGGGCGATGGTGCAGACCAACATGTACGGCACCATCTTCGGCTCGCAGACCGCCGTGCGCGGCATGACCACCCAGGGCGGTGGCCAGCTCTTCAACGTGCTCGGCGGCGGCAGCGACGGCCGGATCCGGCCCAACATGGGCGTGTACGGCGCCACCAAGCGCGGCCTCGACATGTTCACCAAGGCGCTGGTGAAGGAGGTGGAGGGCTCCGGGGTGCGGGTCGGCCAGATCCGCCCGGGCATCCTGATCACCGACGGCTGGCTGCGCGAGGCCGCGGCCGCCCCCGACCAGGTCGCCAAGCAGCGCAAGGTGCTGAACATCCTGGTCGACCACGTGGAGGACGTCGCGCCCGAGCTGGTCGACAAGATGCTCGCCAGCACCAAGAACGGCGACGCCATCGCCTGGCTGACCACCGGCCGGATGACCAAGCGGTTCATGAACCCCGGCTACGCGAAGAAGAACGACAAGCTGGCGCGCTACGGCCTCTGA
- a CDS encoding MDR family NADP-dependent oxidoreductase — MQASAPSSSRAVLVRSTPHGQVQASDFEVAEAPLPELADGDVRIRVDVLSLDPYLRSLLGPGHLGEPAVGPGAVMPGRAIGTATLSRHPDVPEGSQVLAETGWRTEAVVAGDATTPVSVPAGVPASAVLGVLGMPGLTAFAVVERHLRPAAGETIVVTAATGGVGSLVGQLARLAGARTVAIVGDEDKAAIAKDLGYDATVLRGRPGWIDELHAACPEKIHGYVHMADQETLDGVVEHLAVGARVSLVGVIDQNNGAAPTRIRVGALMAARATTYGMVVYDHADLADAHRERVGELLARGEVVALEDAHEGLENAGQAFAELMAGRNRGKVVVHVS; from the coding sequence ATGCAGGCCAGCGCTCCCTCGTCCTCCCGCGCCGTGCTGGTGCGGTCCACGCCACACGGACAGGTGCAGGCGAGTGACTTCGAGGTCGCGGAGGCTCCCCTGCCGGAGCTCGCCGACGGCGACGTCCGGATCCGCGTGGACGTGCTCTCCCTCGACCCCTACCTGCGCTCCCTGCTCGGCCCCGGCCACCTCGGCGAGCCCGCCGTGGGCCCCGGTGCGGTGATGCCCGGACGCGCCATCGGCACCGCGACGCTCTCGCGCCACCCCGACGTGCCCGAGGGCAGCCAGGTGCTCGCCGAGACCGGCTGGCGCACCGAGGCCGTCGTGGCCGGCGACGCCACCACGCCCGTCTCCGTGCCCGCCGGCGTGCCGGCCTCCGCCGTGCTCGGCGTGCTCGGCATGCCCGGGCTGACCGCCTTCGCCGTCGTCGAGCGGCACCTGCGCCCCGCCGCCGGAGAGACGATCGTGGTCACCGCCGCCACCGGCGGCGTCGGCTCCCTCGTCGGCCAGCTCGCGCGCCTCGCCGGCGCCCGGACCGTCGCGATCGTCGGCGACGAGGACAAGGCCGCGATCGCCAAGGACCTCGGCTACGACGCCACCGTCCTGCGCGGACGACCGGGCTGGATCGACGAGCTGCACGCCGCCTGCCCCGAGAAGATCCACGGCTACGTGCACATGGCCGACCAGGAGACCCTCGACGGTGTCGTGGAGCACCTCGCCGTCGGCGCCCGGGTCTCCCTGGTCGGCGTCATCGACCAGAACAACGGCGCCGCGCCCACCCGGATCCGGGTCGGCGCGCTCATGGCGGCCCGCGCGACGACGTACGGCATGGTCGTCTACGACCACGCCGACCTCGCCGACGCGCACCGCGAGCGGGTCGGCGAGCTGCTCGCCCGCGGCGAGGTCGTCGCGCTCGAGGACGCCCACGAGGGGCTGGAGAACGCCGGACAGGCCTTCGCCGAGCTCATGGCCGGCCGCAACCGCGGCAAGGTCGTCGTCCACGTGTCGTAG
- a CDS encoding VOC family protein: MSASWIYGPLISTDDFAGHAALLGRTYGMAPRGAGRLGGADAEALLGEGFAADLQVLGTPGVTAGAVLCRFDGPPAPPVRDEESRLFRDAFRVIDFYAPDFAAALEHSAAAGFPMHTKEASYELAEGSFREAHVEAPDNVMTAFLSGPADFFTEFAQVRDRIASEPVSISLPLSDAATTTAFYRDVFGWGVVYEYDFVDASFSAMLGIDGEDAEPIKVCSQALGPSRDRTYVNIVDYGLPADRAGSLLGASVPPRRGLLGLVVLTDDLDGVVARAGADARLGEVVDVDLPGFGSSRATTLRAPFGAPHVVAQPRDAEAILRADA; the protein is encoded by the coding sequence ATGAGCGCTTCCTGGATCTACGGTCCGTTGATCTCGACCGACGACTTCGCCGGCCACGCCGCGCTGCTCGGCCGCACCTACGGGATGGCGCCGCGCGGCGCGGGCCGCCTCGGGGGCGCGGACGCCGAGGCGCTGCTGGGCGAGGGGTTCGCCGCCGACCTGCAGGTGCTCGGCACTCCCGGGGTCACGGCCGGTGCCGTGCTGTGTCGCTTCGACGGCCCGCCCGCGCCGCCGGTGCGCGACGAGGAGAGCCGGCTGTTCCGCGACGCGTTCCGGGTCATCGACTTCTACGCCCCCGACTTCGCCGCGGCACTGGAGCACTCCGCGGCGGCCGGCTTCCCGATGCACACCAAGGAGGCGTCGTACGAGCTGGCGGAGGGCAGCTTCCGCGAGGCGCACGTCGAGGCACCCGACAACGTGATGACGGCGTTCCTCAGCGGTCCCGCCGACTTCTTCACCGAGTTCGCCCAGGTCCGCGACCGGATCGCCAGCGAGCCGGTGAGCATCTCGCTGCCGCTCAGCGACGCCGCGACGACGACCGCGTTCTACCGTGACGTGTTCGGCTGGGGCGTCGTCTACGAGTACGACTTCGTCGACGCCTCGTTCTCCGCGATGCTCGGTATCGACGGTGAGGACGCCGAGCCGATCAAGGTGTGCTCGCAGGCGCTCGGCCCGAGCCGGGACCGGACCTACGTCAACATCGTCGACTACGGCCTGCCCGCCGACCGCGCCGGCTCGCTGCTGGGTGCGTCCGTGCCGCCGCGCCGCGGCCTGCTCGGCCTCGTCGTGCTCACCGACGACCTGGACGGTGTCGTCGCCCGGGCCGGTGCGGACGCCCGGCTGGGGGAGGTCGTCGACGTCGACCTGCCCGGCTTCGGAAGCAGCAGGGCCACGACGTTGCGGGCGCCTTTCGGCGCTCCGCACGTCGTGGCCCAGCCGCGTGATGCAGAGGCGATCCTCAGAGCGGACGCTTGA
- a CDS encoding dihydroorotase yields the protein MTEYDVLLTNVKAVLPGHDEPQAVDIAVKDGKFARIEAGIDPASAAEVVDAGGKVAFPGVVDAHQHWGIYNPLPDDVRTESRACAQGGVTTSLSYMRTGQYYLNKGGAYADFFPEVLAQTQGNALVDYTYHLAPMSKAQIGEIPSLITDHGVTSFKVFMFYGSHGLHGRSTDQSEFLMTPEGERYDYAHFEFVMRGIQKAREENPEIAEAISLSLHCETAEIMAAYTKMVEEEGELKGLPAYSASRPPHSEGLAVTIASYLAHETQLPTINLLHLTSRKAVEAALTMAAAFPHIDFRREVTVGHLLADCDTAHGVGGKVNPPLRPREDVEALWSYLLDGKIDWVVSDHACCKEELKFGEPKDDVFLAKSGFGGAEYLLAGMVSEGGKRGLAYGRIAELTATNPATRYGLGGRKGAIAVGLDADVALVDDAHTWTVRAEESESTQEYTPFEGAELSAKVTDTFLRGKRIMTDGAVTDEAPSGTYLKRPL from the coding sequence GTGACCGAGTACGACGTCCTCCTCACCAACGTCAAGGCCGTCCTGCCCGGCCACGACGAGCCGCAGGCGGTCGACATCGCCGTCAAGGACGGCAAGTTCGCCCGGATCGAGGCCGGCATCGACCCGGCGAGCGCGGCCGAGGTCGTCGACGCCGGCGGCAAGGTGGCCTTCCCCGGCGTCGTGGACGCCCACCAGCACTGGGGCATCTACAACCCGCTGCCCGACGACGTGCGCACCGAGTCGCGCGCCTGCGCCCAGGGCGGTGTGACCACGTCGCTGTCCTACATGCGCACCGGCCAGTACTACCTGAACAAGGGCGGCGCCTACGCCGACTTCTTCCCCGAGGTGCTGGCGCAGACGCAGGGCAACGCGCTGGTCGACTACACCTACCACCTGGCCCCGATGAGCAAGGCGCAGATCGGTGAGATCCCGAGCCTGATCACCGACCACGGCGTCACCTCGTTCAAGGTGTTCATGTTCTACGGCAGCCACGGCCTGCACGGCCGCAGCACCGACCAGTCCGAGTTCCTGATGACCCCCGAGGGCGAGCGCTACGACTACGCGCACTTCGAGTTCGTCATGCGCGGCATCCAGAAGGCCCGCGAGGAGAACCCCGAGATCGCCGAGGCGATCTCGCTGTCGCTGCACTGCGAGACCGCCGAGATCATGGCCGCCTACACGAAGATGGTCGAGGAGGAGGGCGAGCTCAAGGGCCTGCCCGCCTACTCCGCCTCCCGGCCGCCGCACTCCGAGGGCCTCGCGGTCACCATCGCGTCGTACCTGGCGCACGAGACGCAGCTGCCCACGATCAACCTGCTGCACCTGACCTCCCGCAAGGCGGTCGAGGCGGCGCTGACGATGGCCGCGGCGTTCCCGCACATCGACTTCCGCCGCGAGGTCACCGTCGGGCACCTGCTCGCCGACTGCGACACCGCGCACGGCGTCGGCGGCAAGGTGAACCCGCCGCTGCGTCCGCGTGAGGACGTCGAGGCGCTGTGGTCCTACCTGCTCGACGGCAAGATCGACTGGGTCGTCTCCGACCACGCCTGCTGCAAGGAGGAGCTGAAGTTCGGCGAGCCCAAGGACGACGTGTTCCTGGCCAAGTCCGGCTTCGGCGGCGCCGAGTACCTGCTGGCCGGCATGGTCAGCGAGGGCGGCAAGCGGGGCCTGGCCTACGGCCGGATCGCCGAGCTGACCGCGACCAACCCGGCCACCCGCTACGGCCTCGGCGGCCGCAAGGGCGCGATCGCGGTCGGCCTGGACGCCGACGTCGCGCTGGTCGACGACGCCCACACCTGGACGGTGCGCGCGGAGGAGTCGGAGTCCACCCAGGAGTACACGCCGTTCGAGGGCGCCGAGCTGAGCGCGAAGGTGACCGACACCTTCCTGCGCGGCAAGCGGATCATGACCGACGGCGCCGTCACCGACGAGGCGCCGTCGGGCACCTACCTCAAGCGTCCGCTCTGA